In a single window of the Manis pentadactyla isolate mManPen7 chromosome 14, mManPen7.hap1, whole genome shotgun sequence genome:
- the LOC118923489 gene encoding spermatogenesis-associated protein 31E1-like: protein MSPLKGCSPQSPIRHLGPCLPHDDPVFRFPACREFLRDLGEIKDLLLLLRSRVRRLLDNGDSQMSSQEQPSEGSEAEPAGAQWPCGEPEDSTAPAVGPSAPLAPPATRSPPLASSCSPGLLTSKVGVHSDSSRSDSQPPEPLPRTPSPSPPNSTDSEPCPPPPMASFVPPPSSTPTHTQRDSMALCLGTLPWSSAPYAHWLASHTRVISGVGRATSPVPAPSRCQADGKAWSRSTSSRSKSQQEHLPQHPPEVSFWGHPTDKQVEACSPSFVNPDTQKLRETLISRRTEQKMRKENEKGDGSDHRLNSLGTVKSLGESTKGKPEQLASHGKPPDTKDLGVHLQQKCEQFFWGIPFLHSESLEANARESGSQHDIRSVSFNGHSSAFPFRFQATRTVGPRISPTQPLPQPVAPSQPLYQLAAPSQVLPQLVAPSQHNLECHTVEKQRESEQKTLPPMLQKAQVFSPVSPLPAPSPTYEEIQKTLGETLPDDGHASSEAPLTTQASRPPAQTSTCMSVARMWHSEMAVRAHRASLELHPGAATASSESGGEGGGWAAGVPHCRITVLEGSTGSPSSSADEDGESVVAEEACA from the exons ATGTCTCCCCTAAAGGGATGTAGCCCTCAGTCTCCTATAAGACACCTAGGTCCCTGCCTTCCCCACGATGACCCCGTCTTCCGCTTTCCAGCTTGCAGGGAATTCCTTCGTGACCTGGGAGAGATTAAGGACCTGTTACTTCTTCTGAGAAG CCGCGTGAGGAGGCTCCTTGACAACGGTGACTCTCAGATGTCATCGCAAGAGCAGCCCAGTGAGGGGTCCGAAGCAGAGCCTGCGGGAGCCCAGTGGCCGTGCGGGGAGCCTGAGGACAGCACTGCTCCTGCCGTGGGCCCTTCGGCTCCCTTGGCTCCTCCGGCCACACGCTCTCCACCTCTGGCCTCCAGCTGCTCACCAGGCCTGCTAACGTCCAAAGTTGGTGTCCATTCAGACTCGTCCCGGAGTGACTCTCAGCCACCAGAGCCTCTCCCACGtactccttccccttccccaccaaATTCCACGGATTCAGAGCCTTGCCCTCCACCTCCAATGGCTTCCTTTGTCCCACCACCAAGCTCCACTCCGACTCACACTCAGCGTGACTCAATGGCACTCTGCCTAGGCACCCTCCCATGGAGCTCGGCCCCATATGCACACTGGCTGGCTTCTCACACCCGAGTCATCTCAGGCGTTGGTCGCGCAACCTCGCCCGTGCCAGCCCCTTCCAGGTGTCAGGCAGATGGCAAAGCCTGGAGCCGCTCGACCTCCTCACGATCCAAGTCGCAGCAAGAACACCTGCCCCAACACCCACCAGAGGTCTCATTCTGGGGACACCCCACAGACAAACAGGTAGAGGCTTGTAGCCCCTCATTTGTCAACCCTGACACCCAGAAGCTGCGGGAGACACTGATcagcaggagaacagagcagaagaTGAGGAAGGAGAACGAAAAGGGAGATGGGTCAGACCACCGCCTGAATTCTTTGGGGACTGTGAAGTCCCTGGGTGAGAGCACAAAAGGCAAACCAGAGCAGCTGGCCAGTCATGGAAAGCCCCCAGATACTAAAGATTTGGGGGTCCATTTACAGCAGAAATGCGAACAGTTCTTCTGGGGTATCCCCTTTCTACACAGCGAGTCGCTGGAGGCTAATGCCAGGGAATCTGGTTCCCAGCACGATATTCGCTCTGTCTCTTTCAATGGACACTCTTCTGCCTTCCCATTCCGATTTCAGGCTACACGCACAGTAGGGCCACGCATTTCACCAACCCAACCCCTGCCTCAGCCTGTGGCCCCATCCCAGCCCTTGTATCAGCTTGCGGCCCCATCCCAGGTCCTGCCTCAGCTTGTAGCCCCATCCCAGCACAATCTGGAATGTCATACTGTGGAGAAGCAGCGAGAAAGTGAGCAGAAGACCTTACCTCCTATGCTTCAAAAAGCTCAAGTCTTCAGCCCAGTgagtcccctccctgccccctcaccTACGTATGAGGAAATCCAGAAGACCCTGGGAGAGACCCTACCTGATGATGGCCACGCATCCTCAGAGGCCCCTCTGACCACACAGGCGAGCAGGCCACCTGCGCAGACCTCCACGTGCATGTCTGTGGCCAGAATGTGGCACAGCGAGATGGCCGTGAGGGCCCACAGAGCCAGCCTGGAGCTGCACCCAGGTGCAGCCACGGCCAGCAGTGAGtcaggtggggagggtggaggcTGGGCCGCAGGAGTCCCCCACTGCAGGATCACAGTGTTGGAGGGCAGCACTGGGTCCCCTTCTTCAAGTGCTGATGAAGACGGGGAGTCGGTGGTGGCTGAGGAGGCCTGTGCTTAG